The DNA segment GCTTTTTTGCTCATTTAAGGAACAAAACCTCCGCGACGAAGATCACTCGACTGTAGCTAAATGTTAGAGATGATTACGAGCCACTATCTTTACCTTTTCTCTTCCAGGTCTGTCTTGTTGCCTACTAGCATGatgatgacatcacttcctctctctgtcctgACATCGTCAATCCATTTGCAGGTCTGCTGGAATGAATTTACATCTGTGGAGCCCAGAGTTTCCTATTACATACAGCTTTTTTGtctcaaaaacacaacaaaaactaCATATTTTTACTCAAGTGTTTGTCTGtttaacacagaaacacacaactgTATCACCTGCATCATATACAGGCTACAGCTTTCTGCTTACTTGTAATGTCATAGACAACCACAGCCACCGTCGAGTCTCGTATGTAGCTCGGAATGAGGCTCCTGAAACGCTCTTGTCCAGCTGTGTCCCACAGCTGCAGCCTTACctgcatgtgtgcacacacacagacacacacacacgccttcAGCATAAACTGCCACACCACACACAGCCTATAAGTACACTTCCAGGAGGATAAGCCAGTATCAGCTCCTGTGCAGGCTGGCAGAGCACAATAATATCCTGACAAAGAAAAAGTATTAATACTGGCTAAAGCAGATGATCCATGGGTAAGGCTCTGAGTTATTAGGGCCAGAAAAGTCAGCTCACCAAAGCTGTTACTACCAGAAATAACCATAACATAATCACATTAGTGTGTGACGGAAGGGAATAATTAAGCAAATCAAATCAAGGATTAGTCAAAGCAGAGAAGAAATTGGGCTGTTTCCTACTTAAAACCTCAAGTCATCTGCGCATGTATTTAGAAAtgagaattttaaaaatgaagatCAAGGTTTCCTACTGTCCGGTCCTCCAGGTACATTGTCTTCGATAGGAAGTCAATTCCAATGGTCGCCTGTGGAGAGGAAAGAacaaaagagggggaaaaaatcatcaGCAAAAACCcaatcattaaaatttaaatgtttctctGCACCATCTGTTGTTCCTAGCAGAGTGATTTTTGTTCAAATACATAAAGCTGTtaagaaagggggaaaaaaagggagcCAACAAGCACAGAAATTGAATCAGACTGAAACACTAATTTAATTTGTGCTGCCCTCAGGGCCCAATCCTTCAGACTTGTTATGTACCAAACTTCTGAGAAAGGCGAAGGAGGGAATGATATATTTTCTCTTCTTAAAGAAACTAATAGTGCTGCAATGCTGTTCCTGATCATGTTTGAATAAATGGCATGATTCAGATCAGGACATAATTCGTGCAAATCTAATATACTGAGTGTTTTTGACCAAAAAGCACTCGCTGCAATAACGGTCCCATATTAACCTTCAACATTCAAAAGAAAAATTGAATTTCTTTTACAGTTATAAGCAATACCACCAATACCTCTTTCGTATAGATGCTAATCAGCAACGCCATCAATCAATGCTgcttaataatttaaaattgtttttaggTTCTGGATCTGTTCCAGATCTCACCTGATATGTGTTGTCGAAGCTGTCATACATGAATCTAGTGATGAGAGACGTTTTCCCCACTAAAACAGAGCACACACAGGTTGGTTTCAGGGTCCAGACACATAGATATATGATCTCAATCAACATAATGAAAATATGCTTCATTGATGTGACAACACCACAGTTATATATGAATATTTAACCAGTGCCAGCTATCAAGccagtaaaaatgaaaagaaatgaaggaggggggagaaaaaatCCATGACTCACTGGAACAAAATCTGCCCGGTAATTCACCAAAAATATGCCTgagttaatatgtgattatgaaTCAATGAATAGCTCAAAATAAGGGCAGCAAAATGGATTTCAGTTCAAAGTAAGCAAGAAAAATCTGTTATCTTAGATTTCCTGTTATCAAATGTGTAAATGTTCCTCTTCATAGAAACATGTACGCCTCTAAACAATGCAAATAATTAAAGTGAAATTCAAATGTTATTCCACTTCAAGGGTTCAGATAAGAACCAAAATCCCAAAGTAATGTTgcaatgttgttttttgtgaaaTGTCTGTATGTTTTGTGCTAATCGTTTATGTGTTTTCCCATTTGGTCTTGATTTATGCGTGCATtttcctctccttctctttctccgttgcattttcctttcttttttgtgtatttctgCCACTACTCAGCACTTTAGTTTTACCATACAACCAAAGGTGAACAATTTAAATACAATAAGTAGTCTTCCCCCTCCCGTCCtgtcttttatccttgaaaatAATGTGAGAGGTGACTGCAACGAAAACACAAACTGTGTCCAGAAATGTGACCACGGTAACAAAAAGGCCGGCTGTTAATGCTCACTGGACTGATGCCGAAGGAGACTTGATCTCAGAGGATCAAGGTGAGCCTAGTGATctccatttttatttacatccCTCCCAGCAGCACCATTTTACATCAGATCCGCACATGAGTGAGgacaggacttttttttttctttccagaagGGCCTCATGCAC comes from the Oreochromis aureus strain Israel breed Guangdong linkage group 18, ZZ_aureus, whole genome shotgun sequence genome and includes:
- the rab6bb gene encoding RAB6B, member RAS oncogene family b isoform X2, which encodes MSAGGDLGNPLRKFKLVFLGEQSVGKTSLITRFMYDSFDNTYQATIGIDFLSKTMYLEDRTVRLQLWDTAGQERFRSLIPSYIRDSTVAVVVYDITNVNSFQQTCKWIDDVRTERGSDVIIMLVGNKTDLEEKRQITIEEGEQRAKELNVMFIETSAKTGCNVKQLFRRVAAALPGMESLDDANPEGMIDIKLDKPAEPAVPEGGCSC
- the rab6bb gene encoding RAB6B, member RAS oncogene family b isoform X1; the protein is MVISGSNSFGELTFLALITQSLTHGSSALASINTFSLSGYYCALPACTGADTGLSSWKCTYRLCVVWQFMLKACVCVCVCAHMQVRLQLWDTAGQERFRSLIPSYIRDSTVAVVVYDITNVNSFQQTCKWIDDVRTERGSDVIIMLVGNKTDLEEKRQITIEEGEQRAKELNVMFIETSAKTGCNVKQLFRRVAAALPGMESLDDANPEGMIDIKLDKPAEPAVPEGGCSC